Proteins found in one Leptidea sinapis chromosome 23, ilLepSina1.1, whole genome shotgun sequence genomic segment:
- the LOC126971336 gene encoding uncharacterized protein LOC126971336 isoform X1 yields the protein MANSVRIDCKSEMKENTLCFCCNKSSSILVNISQCRHAYLITMLVNMKVDLEDCWICLICHNMLLKIEKFKQSVENTVKFSNEEEPVLNKLSRSPINLTWTSTANVLEYDVITPNNQKDDDNVNEKIKIEIELDDTHLTDTIETSKTIQDDTSFSGKVQQVAVQLEDVKKEREEERNSQNFTILPFKCYDCLVGFNFEDGLTDHFNRKHKMKTDEDNQLSEESTQQKKLPNARRKKKRKKMEEDELSEERIRRRQLTNARVQKYRKRKQEALKKLEAETKKAKAEIKAKQIEDNDKQRKALARERSRRYREKKRINILKSVGHFIHDSQIPGSSHVDPLLVVTNDDPENVAIDKKGTALSQVQQSAKQANKTDSEAIRKCNKQSRKMGKVDKVPQLSSHARAFLVPNPQHNRSTAIYSSYTRQSSAHIQFYKQFIQNSFGHPCEMCDRLHFSNELKHLNDDGMDFVKTFLPTESETMATCYTCRASIYKGQIPKMSVYNGFKYPAIPDNLLNHPLDLVSERLISPKIPFMQIRRLRHVPGQKRIYGQAINVPLEENTMVNKLPRNMNDDFSINIDIKRKKIYKSSDIHGLINKNTIKQWLEYLGNTPLYRKYKIVIDKTFFGVVNGEEVSLDEQRLDENDLLEDIPIKESLLTQQQTVLWKDDLYLRILSGESNFSNSVLDVHAEELLFPSIYLGHIRKSREGIIMTPFMLATSEIRRSDRRGATPQHLLYMAIKIMKLRVRNYLIEAFRHVAKKSEEKPEDYINNYIESNLASLRTIPNSTWYWSEMKKDLLAMIRQLGRPTVFFTISANEIGWLDLLQLLYKLNKGEHVTKDVISELDFMVKSTLINEDAVTCAIFFNKLVSVVLSIIQSQTCSPFRKYRVLHYFKHIEFRNRDSPCAHILAWIDNSPKDFLGHDYDKAIELIDTLTSLAAVESSGNIKLQIHSHTDACYNKADTSNKSQKCRFGAPFMPCKNTMILTPKHEEDLDNVNRKRFDDIQAQLGYEDFEDINDFYKRNGIKSDEDYCDILRSGIDRPKVFLKRDPSEKWHSPFNPFILNIVQSNTEFQFITDDNSCAAFIEEYFDKSNRELSDLRLQIMEAMHDNPELDIIDVTNNISINMQNYTEITSSEAAWYLLREPTSKSSFIIEYIPTVRPIERIKKTLKASGDLDDDSTDIGKESNWFDKYVKRPEHLESITLAQLVSKYTVSKKGEYFKRREDVILRYRNYDPVTEVNEYKREMVTLHIPFRNEEEEIIQDMRFITIFDNNEDTILHRRKEFEAKLNK from the exons ATGGCAAATTCTGTAAGAATTGATTGCAAAAgtgaaatgaaagaaaatacactgtgtttttgttgtaataaaagtaGTTctattttagtaaatatttcACAATGCAGGCATGCCTACCTGATAACTATGCTTGTGAATATGAAG GTTGACTTAGAAGACTGCTGGATATGTTTGATTTGTCACAATATGTTGCTGAagattgaaaaatttaaacagAGTGTAGAGAACACTGTAAAATTTTCAAATGAAGAG GAGccggttttaaataaattaagtagatCACCTATTAATTTGACGTGGACATCTACTGCAAATGTATTGGAATATGATGTAATTACACCAAACAACCAAAAAGATGATGATAATGTCAATgagaaaattaaaatagaaattgAACTAGATGACACACATTTAACAGATACCATAGAGACATCAAAGACAATACAAGATGATACAAGTTTTTCGGGAAAAGTTCAACAAGTCGCAGTACAACTAGAGGATGTTAAGAAAGAGAGGGAGGAAGAGAGAAATAGTCAGAATTTTACGATATTGCCATTTAAATGCTATGATTGTCTTGTTGGATTTAATTTTGAAGATGGACTTACCGATCATTTCAACCGTAAACATAAAATg AAGACGGATGAAGATAATCAATTGAGTGAAGAATCGACACAACAAAAGAAACTGCCTAATGCACGTAGGAAAAAAAAACGTAAA AAGATGGAGGAAGATGAACTGAGCGAAGAACGGATACGACGAAGGCAACTGACTAATGCACGCGTGCAAAAATATCGTAAAAGAAAACAGGAGGCGTTAAAGAAACTTGAAGCCGAAACCAAAAAAGCCAAAGCTGAAATAAAAGCGAAACAAATTGAAGATAACGACAAACAACGGAAAGCATTAGCCAGAGAACGTTCGAGGAGATACCGAGAGAAGAAACGTATTAATATTCTTAAGTCTGTCGGTCACTTTATTCACGACTCACAAATACCCGGTAGTTCGCATGTAGATCCATTGTTGGTTGTAACAAACGACGATCCAGAAAATGTGGCCATTGACAAAAAAGGCACAGCATTATCACAAGTCCAACAAAGTGCTAAGCAAGCAAATAAGACAGATTCAGAAGCAATAAGAAAATGCAACAAACAAAGTCGCAAAATGGGCAAAGTCGATAAAGTACCTCAATTATCTAGTCATGCTCGTGCTTTTCTTGTTCCTAACCCTCAACACAATAGATCCACAGCAATTTACAGTTCTTATACACGACAAAGCAGTGCTcatattcaattttataaacAGTTTATTCAGAACTCATTTGGGCATCCTTGCGAAATGTGCGACCGATTGCATTTTAGTAATgaattaaaacatttgaatgaTGACGGTATGGATTTCGTAAAGACATTTCTTCCGACCGAATCCGAAACGATGGCAACTTGTTATACGTGTCGAGCAAGTATCTATAAAGGACAAATACCGAAAATGTCTGTCTACAATGGGTTCAAATACCCTGCAATTCCTGACAATTTGCTGAACCATCCGTTAGATTTGGTTTCGGAAAGATTAATTTCGCCCAAAATCCCTTTTATGCAAATTAGAAGACTTAGACATGTTCCTGGCCAAAAAAGAATTTATGGTCAAGCCATTAATGTGCCTCTGGAAGAAAATACAATGGTTAATAAGTTGCCAAGAAATATGAATGATGATTTTTCTATTAACATTGATATAAAACggaagaaaatatacaaatcgAGTGATATCCATGgcctaattaataaaaacactaTTAAACAGTGGTTGGAGTACTTAGGAAATACCCCACTTTATAGGAAATATAAAATTGTGATAGATAAAACTTTTTTTGGTGTAGTAAACGGCGAAGAAGTTTCCCTCGATGAACAACGGCTTGACGAAAATGATCTACTTGAAGATATACCCATTAAAGAGAGTTTATTAACTCAgcaacaaacagtattatggaAAGACGATTTGTATTTAAGAATACTTTCTGGTGAAAGTAACTTTTCCAATAGTGTACTTGATGTACATGCCGAAGAATTATTGTTCCCATCAATTTATCTGGGTCATATCCGCAAATCTCGAGAAGGAATTATTATGACCCCCTTTATGTTGGCAACTAGTGAAATAAGGCGATCAGACAGACGTGGAGCGACACCtcaacatttattatatatggcaatcaaaattatgaaattaagaGTAAGAAATTATCTCATTGAGGCATTTAGACATGTAGCAAAAAAATCCGAGGAGAAGCCAGAAGactacattaataattatatcgaAAGTAACCTCGCTTCTTTACGTACAATTCCTAACTCTACTTGGTATTGGTCTGAAATGAAGAAGGATCTCTTAGCAATGATAAGGCAGTTAGGAAGACCGACTGTATTTTTTACCATTAGTGCAAATGAAATTGGTTGGTTAGATTTGTTGCAATTgttatataaactaaataagGGAGAACATGTCACAAAAGATGTTATTTCTGAATTAGATTTCATGGTAAAAAGTACCCTTATTAACGAAGACGCTGTCACGTGCGCTATTTTCTTCAATAAATTAGTTAGTGTTGTATTGAGTATTATTCAATCACAAACATGCAGTCCTTTTCGGAAGTACAGAGTCCTGCACTACTTTAAGCACATTGAATTTAGGAATCGGGACAGTCCTTGTGCGCACATCTTAGCTTGGATTGATAATTCTCCGAAAGATTTTCTTGGTCATGATTATGATAAAGCCATTGAACTTATAGATACTTTGACATCGCTTGCTGCAGTAGAATCATCAGGCAACATTAAACTTCAAATCCATAGCCATACAGACGCTTGCTATAATAAGGCTGATACTTCAAACAAATCACAAAAATGTAGATTTGGAGCTCCGTTCATGCCCTGcaaaaatacaatgattttaACTCCGAAACATGAAGAAGACCTTGACAATGTGAATAGAAAACGGTTTGATGATATACAAGCTCAGTTAGGGTATGAAGATTTTGAAGACATAAACGATTTTTATAAGCGTAATGGTATTAAGTCAGATGAAGATTATTGCGACATTCTTAGATCAGGAATTGACAGACCTAAAGTGTTTTTAAAACGTGATCCTTCTGAAAAATGGCATAGTCCATTCAATCCTTTCATTCTTAATATTGTTCAGTCTAATACTGAGTTTCAATTCATCACGGATGATAACTCTTGTGCAGCTTTTATAGAAGAATATTTTGACAAATCAAATAGAGAATTAAGTGACTTACGATTGCAAATAATGGAAGCGATGCATGACAATCCGGAGTTAGATATTATTGACGTAACTAACAATATCAGtataaatatgcaaaattataCCGAAATTACGAGTTCAGAAGCAGCTTGGTATTTATTGCGTGAGCCCACGTCAAAGAGTTCATTTATCATTGAATACATTCCGACCGTGCGGCCGATTGAACGAATTAAGAAAACTTTGAAAGCGTCAGGTGATTTGGATGACGATTCTACTGATATTGGGAAAGAAAGCAACTGGTTTGATAAATACGTTAAAAGGCCTGAACACTTAGAAAGTATAACATTAGCTCAATTGGTATCAAAATATACAGTAAGTAAGAAAGGTGAATATTTTAAACGACGTGAAGATGTAATACTTAGATATCGTAACTACGATCCAGTCACAGAGGTAAATGAATATAAACGAGAAATGGTCACATTGCATATACCATTTCGAAACGAAGAAGAGGAAATAATACAAGATATGAGATTTATTACCATATTTGATAATAATGAAGATACCATCCTGCACAGAAGAAAAGAATTCGAGGcgaaacttaataaataa
- the LOC126971336 gene encoding uncharacterized protein LOC126971336 isoform X2 — MLVNMKVDLEDCWICLICHNMLLKIEKFKQSVENTVKFSNEEEPVLNKLSRSPINLTWTSTANVLEYDVITPNNQKDDDNVNEKIKIEIELDDTHLTDTIETSKTIQDDTSFSGKVQQVAVQLEDVKKEREEERNSQNFTILPFKCYDCLVGFNFEDGLTDHFNRKHKMKTDEDNQLSEESTQQKKLPNARRKKKRKKMEEDELSEERIRRRQLTNARVQKYRKRKQEALKKLEAETKKAKAEIKAKQIEDNDKQRKALARERSRRYREKKRINILKSVGHFIHDSQIPGSSHVDPLLVVTNDDPENVAIDKKGTALSQVQQSAKQANKTDSEAIRKCNKQSRKMGKVDKVPQLSSHARAFLVPNPQHNRSTAIYSSYTRQSSAHIQFYKQFIQNSFGHPCEMCDRLHFSNELKHLNDDGMDFVKTFLPTESETMATCYTCRASIYKGQIPKMSVYNGFKYPAIPDNLLNHPLDLVSERLISPKIPFMQIRRLRHVPGQKRIYGQAINVPLEENTMVNKLPRNMNDDFSINIDIKRKKIYKSSDIHGLINKNTIKQWLEYLGNTPLYRKYKIVIDKTFFGVVNGEEVSLDEQRLDENDLLEDIPIKESLLTQQQTVLWKDDLYLRILSGESNFSNSVLDVHAEELLFPSIYLGHIRKSREGIIMTPFMLATSEIRRSDRRGATPQHLLYMAIKIMKLRVRNYLIEAFRHVAKKSEEKPEDYINNYIESNLASLRTIPNSTWYWSEMKKDLLAMIRQLGRPTVFFTISANEIGWLDLLQLLYKLNKGEHVTKDVISELDFMVKSTLINEDAVTCAIFFNKLVSVVLSIIQSQTCSPFRKYRVLHYFKHIEFRNRDSPCAHILAWIDNSPKDFLGHDYDKAIELIDTLTSLAAVESSGNIKLQIHSHTDACYNKADTSNKSQKCRFGAPFMPCKNTMILTPKHEEDLDNVNRKRFDDIQAQLGYEDFEDINDFYKRNGIKSDEDYCDILRSGIDRPKVFLKRDPSEKWHSPFNPFILNIVQSNTEFQFITDDNSCAAFIEEYFDKSNRELSDLRLQIMEAMHDNPELDIIDVTNNISINMQNYTEITSSEAAWYLLREPTSKSSFIIEYIPTVRPIERIKKTLKASGDLDDDSTDIGKESNWFDKYVKRPEHLESITLAQLVSKYTVSKKGEYFKRREDVILRYRNYDPVTEVNEYKREMVTLHIPFRNEEEEIIQDMRFITIFDNNEDTILHRRKEFEAKLNK; from the exons ATGCTTGTGAATATGAAG GTTGACTTAGAAGACTGCTGGATATGTTTGATTTGTCACAATATGTTGCTGAagattgaaaaatttaaacagAGTGTAGAGAACACTGTAAAATTTTCAAATGAAGAG GAGccggttttaaataaattaagtagatCACCTATTAATTTGACGTGGACATCTACTGCAAATGTATTGGAATATGATGTAATTACACCAAACAACCAAAAAGATGATGATAATGTCAATgagaaaattaaaatagaaattgAACTAGATGACACACATTTAACAGATACCATAGAGACATCAAAGACAATACAAGATGATACAAGTTTTTCGGGAAAAGTTCAACAAGTCGCAGTACAACTAGAGGATGTTAAGAAAGAGAGGGAGGAAGAGAGAAATAGTCAGAATTTTACGATATTGCCATTTAAATGCTATGATTGTCTTGTTGGATTTAATTTTGAAGATGGACTTACCGATCATTTCAACCGTAAACATAAAATg AAGACGGATGAAGATAATCAATTGAGTGAAGAATCGACACAACAAAAGAAACTGCCTAATGCACGTAGGAAAAAAAAACGTAAA AAGATGGAGGAAGATGAACTGAGCGAAGAACGGATACGACGAAGGCAACTGACTAATGCACGCGTGCAAAAATATCGTAAAAGAAAACAGGAGGCGTTAAAGAAACTTGAAGCCGAAACCAAAAAAGCCAAAGCTGAAATAAAAGCGAAACAAATTGAAGATAACGACAAACAACGGAAAGCATTAGCCAGAGAACGTTCGAGGAGATACCGAGAGAAGAAACGTATTAATATTCTTAAGTCTGTCGGTCACTTTATTCACGACTCACAAATACCCGGTAGTTCGCATGTAGATCCATTGTTGGTTGTAACAAACGACGATCCAGAAAATGTGGCCATTGACAAAAAAGGCACAGCATTATCACAAGTCCAACAAAGTGCTAAGCAAGCAAATAAGACAGATTCAGAAGCAATAAGAAAATGCAACAAACAAAGTCGCAAAATGGGCAAAGTCGATAAAGTACCTCAATTATCTAGTCATGCTCGTGCTTTTCTTGTTCCTAACCCTCAACACAATAGATCCACAGCAATTTACAGTTCTTATACACGACAAAGCAGTGCTcatattcaattttataaacAGTTTATTCAGAACTCATTTGGGCATCCTTGCGAAATGTGCGACCGATTGCATTTTAGTAATgaattaaaacatttgaatgaTGACGGTATGGATTTCGTAAAGACATTTCTTCCGACCGAATCCGAAACGATGGCAACTTGTTATACGTGTCGAGCAAGTATCTATAAAGGACAAATACCGAAAATGTCTGTCTACAATGGGTTCAAATACCCTGCAATTCCTGACAATTTGCTGAACCATCCGTTAGATTTGGTTTCGGAAAGATTAATTTCGCCCAAAATCCCTTTTATGCAAATTAGAAGACTTAGACATGTTCCTGGCCAAAAAAGAATTTATGGTCAAGCCATTAATGTGCCTCTGGAAGAAAATACAATGGTTAATAAGTTGCCAAGAAATATGAATGATGATTTTTCTATTAACATTGATATAAAACggaagaaaatatacaaatcgAGTGATATCCATGgcctaattaataaaaacactaTTAAACAGTGGTTGGAGTACTTAGGAAATACCCCACTTTATAGGAAATATAAAATTGTGATAGATAAAACTTTTTTTGGTGTAGTAAACGGCGAAGAAGTTTCCCTCGATGAACAACGGCTTGACGAAAATGATCTACTTGAAGATATACCCATTAAAGAGAGTTTATTAACTCAgcaacaaacagtattatggaAAGACGATTTGTATTTAAGAATACTTTCTGGTGAAAGTAACTTTTCCAATAGTGTACTTGATGTACATGCCGAAGAATTATTGTTCCCATCAATTTATCTGGGTCATATCCGCAAATCTCGAGAAGGAATTATTATGACCCCCTTTATGTTGGCAACTAGTGAAATAAGGCGATCAGACAGACGTGGAGCGACACCtcaacatttattatatatggcaatcaaaattatgaaattaagaGTAAGAAATTATCTCATTGAGGCATTTAGACATGTAGCAAAAAAATCCGAGGAGAAGCCAGAAGactacattaataattatatcgaAAGTAACCTCGCTTCTTTACGTACAATTCCTAACTCTACTTGGTATTGGTCTGAAATGAAGAAGGATCTCTTAGCAATGATAAGGCAGTTAGGAAGACCGACTGTATTTTTTACCATTAGTGCAAATGAAATTGGTTGGTTAGATTTGTTGCAATTgttatataaactaaataagGGAGAACATGTCACAAAAGATGTTATTTCTGAATTAGATTTCATGGTAAAAAGTACCCTTATTAACGAAGACGCTGTCACGTGCGCTATTTTCTTCAATAAATTAGTTAGTGTTGTATTGAGTATTATTCAATCACAAACATGCAGTCCTTTTCGGAAGTACAGAGTCCTGCACTACTTTAAGCACATTGAATTTAGGAATCGGGACAGTCCTTGTGCGCACATCTTAGCTTGGATTGATAATTCTCCGAAAGATTTTCTTGGTCATGATTATGATAAAGCCATTGAACTTATAGATACTTTGACATCGCTTGCTGCAGTAGAATCATCAGGCAACATTAAACTTCAAATCCATAGCCATACAGACGCTTGCTATAATAAGGCTGATACTTCAAACAAATCACAAAAATGTAGATTTGGAGCTCCGTTCATGCCCTGcaaaaatacaatgattttaACTCCGAAACATGAAGAAGACCTTGACAATGTGAATAGAAAACGGTTTGATGATATACAAGCTCAGTTAGGGTATGAAGATTTTGAAGACATAAACGATTTTTATAAGCGTAATGGTATTAAGTCAGATGAAGATTATTGCGACATTCTTAGATCAGGAATTGACAGACCTAAAGTGTTTTTAAAACGTGATCCTTCTGAAAAATGGCATAGTCCATTCAATCCTTTCATTCTTAATATTGTTCAGTCTAATACTGAGTTTCAATTCATCACGGATGATAACTCTTGTGCAGCTTTTATAGAAGAATATTTTGACAAATCAAATAGAGAATTAAGTGACTTACGATTGCAAATAATGGAAGCGATGCATGACAATCCGGAGTTAGATATTATTGACGTAACTAACAATATCAGtataaatatgcaaaattataCCGAAATTACGAGTTCAGAAGCAGCTTGGTATTTATTGCGTGAGCCCACGTCAAAGAGTTCATTTATCATTGAATACATTCCGACCGTGCGGCCGATTGAACGAATTAAGAAAACTTTGAAAGCGTCAGGTGATTTGGATGACGATTCTACTGATATTGGGAAAGAAAGCAACTGGTTTGATAAATACGTTAAAAGGCCTGAACACTTAGAAAGTATAACATTAGCTCAATTGGTATCAAAATATACAGTAAGTAAGAAAGGTGAATATTTTAAACGACGTGAAGATGTAATACTTAGATATCGTAACTACGATCCAGTCACAGAGGTAAATGAATATAAACGAGAAATGGTCACATTGCATATACCATTTCGAAACGAAGAAGAGGAAATAATACAAGATATGAGATTTATTACCATATTTGATAATAATGAAGATACCATCCTGCACAGAAGAAAAGAATTCGAGGcgaaacttaataaataa